The Myxococcota bacterium genome contains a region encoding:
- a CDS encoding dihydrolipoamide acetyltransferase family protein, whose protein sequence is MSIPVTMPQMGESVVEGTLERWLVREGEKVEKDQVLCEITTDKVDAEVIAPEAGVLAKILVAQGQTVNVGAELALLEPAGGAAAAVTPAAPAPAQAAPKAAPAPAAPAPAPRPAPVAPTAPVSRVSPVARRVAEEQGIDLAGVAGSGAGGRVMKADVTARAAAAPAAAPAPAAEAAPVSAAPGTLLEFLGRMKVPTHRVTPEDKVIPFTAIRRRIAEHMVVSHVVSPHVGTVAEVDLSKLARLRERKKKEFEAEHGFGLSFLPFVVAATVRGLHDYPRINSAVVGDSIVERAGIHVGVAVETERGLLVPVIRDTDRLSLVGIAEAINELATKARERSIGADDLAGGTFTVSNPGREGNLYGFAVINQPQVGILR, encoded by the coding sequence ATGTCGATTCCCGTGACGATGCCGCAGATGGGCGAGAGCGTGGTCGAGGGCACCCTCGAGCGCTGGCTGGTGCGCGAGGGCGAGAAGGTCGAGAAGGACCAGGTGCTGTGCGAGATCACGACGGACAAAGTGGACGCCGAAGTGATCGCACCCGAGGCCGGCGTGCTGGCGAAGATCCTGGTGGCGCAGGGTCAGACCGTGAACGTGGGCGCCGAGCTCGCGCTGCTCGAGCCCGCGGGCGGCGCTGCCGCAGCAGTGACTCCGGCCGCGCCCGCCCCGGCCCAGGCCGCGCCCAAGGCGGCCCCGGCCCCCGCCGCTCCGGCTCCGGCGCCGCGCCCCGCGCCTGTGGCGCCGACCGCGCCCGTCTCGCGCGTGTCTCCGGTCGCGCGGCGCGTCGCGGAAGAGCAGGGCATCGACCTCGCGGGCGTCGCCGGCTCGGGCGCCGGCGGCCGCGTGATGAAGGCCGACGTGACTGCCCGCGCCGCGGCCGCACCCGCGGCTGCGCCGGCCCCGGCCGCCGAGGCTGCGCCGGTCTCCGCGGCGCCCGGCACGCTGCTCGAGTTCCTGGGCCGCATGAAGGTGCCGACGCACCGAGTGACCCCCGAGGACAAGGTGATTCCCTTCACCGCCATCCGCCGGCGCATCGCCGAGCACATGGTGGTCTCGCACGTGGTCTCGCCGCATGTCGGCACCGTGGCCGAGGTCGACCTGTCCAAGCTCGCGCGGCTGCGCGAGCGCAAGAAGAAGGAGTTCGAGGCCGAGCACGGCTTCGGGCTGTCGTTCCTGCCCTTCGTGGTCGCGGCCACGGTGCGCGGGCTGCACGACTACCCGCGCATCAACTCGGCGGTGGTCGGTGACTCGATCGTGGAGCGCGCCGGCATCCACGTGGGCGTGGCGGTCGAGACCGAGCGCGGCCTGCTCGTGCCGGTGATTCGCGACACGGACCGGCTGTCACTCGTGGGGATCGCCGAGGCGATCAACGAGCTCGCCACCAAGGCGCGCGAGCGCTCGATCGGGGCGGACGATCTCGCGGGCGGTACTTTCACCGTGTCGAACCCCGGGCGCGAGGGGAACCTCTACGGGTTCGCGGTGATCAACCAACCGCAGGTGGGGATCCTGCGCAT